In Nicotiana tabacum cultivar K326 chromosome 17, ASM71507v2, whole genome shotgun sequence, one DNA window encodes the following:
- the LOC142171401 gene encoding uncharacterized protein LOC142171401 codes for MAGRGRGRSRKDKRPIDHDNGATPTLPSTPHLHPSASDGQKQSSSHKSIPPHPSTHHTTHHSPAQQYYHHSLPQGYTPLPSYDPTSTNMGASSHQSQSHMVRPSSAPFASSPAGSHPCRFQPAGSQQWSRSQQGSRSMQGCGSQPSSSRTLSPSPRSSSPSIYRLRLWDSNTEPDAPPSAHTSDSSENDDPDDVRYDRYHRIIMRPEGNGFIPNHQVTKIITDILGGL; via the exons ATGGCCGGTAGGGGTCGAGGTAGGTCTAGGAAGGATAAAAGGCCTATTGATCATGATAATGGTGCTACACCCACGCTTCCTTCCACTCCACACTTGCATCCCTCTGCTTCTGATGGCCAGAAGCAATCTTCTAGCCACAAATCTATTCCACCACATCCATCTACTCATCATACTACCCACCATTCGCCTGCCCAACAGTATTATCACCATTCTCTGCCACAGGGCTATACCCCGCTTCCTTCTTATGATCCTACCAGTACTAACATGGGTGCATCGAGTCACCAGTCACAGAGCCATATGGTACGCCCGTCatctgctccatttgcttcatctCCAGCCGGATCGCATCCATGTAGATTTCAGCCGGCCGGATCGCAACAGTGGTCTAGATCGCAACAAGGGTCTAGATCGATGCAGGGGTgtggatcgcaaccatcttcatcaagGACCCTGTCTCCCTCTCCACGGAGTTCGTCTCCTAGCATTTATAGACTTCGTCTTTGGGATAGTAACACTGAGCCAGATGCTCCCCCTTCTGCGCACACTTCAGATTCATCGGAGAATGATGATCCAGATGATGTGCGTTATGATCGTTATCATAGGATCATCATGAGGCCTGAGGGTAATGG GTTCATTCCTAATCATCAGGTTACAAAGATAATCACTGATATTCTTGGCGGGTTGTAA